The nucleotide window GGAGGCTTGCCGGTTTGGCTGCTCGTCATTGCCAAGGAGCCTGCGCGTGGACAACGGCCGTTCGGCATCGGCCATCTCGTCGACCATTTTCGTTCCGATCGAACAAGGCTAGGCAAGGAGCGTTTTAACCAGCGCGTTGGTCGAGGGCGCGTCGAACTTCTTCAACAGTTTTCCACGAAAGACCTCAACAGTGCGGGGGCTGATACCCAACGCTATGCCGATCTCCTTGGCGGTCTGGTTCTGGATGAGCAATGCCGCCACATCGCGCTCGCGCCTGGTCATTGAATTCTTGGCCTCTGCGATCAACTTATTAGCGGAGCTTGCACCGCCGGATAGGCTGGTTGCCACACCCATCTCCGAGAAAAACCACAGCGCCTCGCGGTACGGGTCGTCCCGGTGTTCACTGACACCCGTCACATTCACCCAGAACAGCTCGCCGTCGGTCCGTTGCATGGCGCGCGGCTCCGTGATCCGGCCGAACTTCTTTAGCGCCGGAATCACACGAGCACCGAACCGTTCGAAGGCCACGTCATTCGGATAGAGGATTCGGACCGTCTGGCCGACGAGTGCCTCGCTGGTGGCGCGGAACATGTCCATGAATTGCTGGTTGCACGCGGTTATCACCCGCTGTCGGGTGACCATTAGTGCAACCGGCACGTGCGCGAAAACCTGCTCGTAGTCAATCGGCTCAGACAGCGGCGCGCTGGCGGGCATTCCTTTCATACAACCTCTTCGAAGTCAGGGTGATTCCGTACGTAACCGATACGTATTGTTGTACGTATATTGAACTCGTATTCTCATACGTGCAATGACATTTAAACCGTTGATTTGGAGGAAGAAATGGACGACTACAAAAATCGCTCGTATGGCGCCGTTGAGATCGGCATGAAGGGGAAGGTCGGGATTGTCGTCGTGGACTATCAGTTGGCCTTCACCGAGTCGAAATACCCATTGGGTGGCGCGCCGCTGGTCATGCGTGGACTTGAAAATACGGCACGTCTTCTCAAGGTGGCGCGCGCGCACGACGTACCCATCGCAACTTGTTTCACCGCTTATAAAACCGAGCGTGACATGCCGCACTGGAAAGTGGCCGCAGTCCGCGATCAGTTCAGACTCGATCATCCGAGCTCGGCACTGGACCCTCGGATATACGATAAGGATTACGACGTAGTGGTTTGCAAGTTTGGCCCGTCGATATTCTTCCAGACGCCCGTAGTGCCTTATTTCATCAGAGAGGGCGTTGAGACGGTCATCATCACGGGCTGCAATACGAGCGGATGCATTCGCGCATCGACGATCGACAGTTTTCAGTGGGGCTTTCGCACGATCGTTCCGGAAGACTGCGTGGGCGACATCGAAGAAGGACCGCACCGCGACAACCTGCGCGATGTCGGTCGACGGTACGCGGACGTGTCGAGCGCTGACGATGTGATCGCGTATATCAAACACTCGACAGCGTAACGCTCGGCATACCGTGGCTGGAATCGCCAGTGCACGGAAATCTGCTCCGGATGCCGCGCTTAGCCGAGGTGTCCGGCCGCCACTAATCTGGATTGGCGTACTACACGACCCAGCGCTCTGAAATCGACGGTCGCGTCCGCTGACCTGAAAGAACTCGTAGGTCCCGCTCCGCCCCTGATCCGAACAGTGTCAAACCCTATTGACAGTGCCCGGATAGTCGGCGCGCGCTCAATTTCCCGTGGAG belongs to Paraburkholderia aromaticivorans and includes:
- a CDS encoding LuxR C-terminal-related transcriptional regulator, with product MKGMPASAPLSEPIDYEQVFAHVPVALMVTRQRVITACNQQFMDMFRATSEALVGQTVRILYPNDVAFERFGARVIPALKKFGRITEPRAMQRTDGELFWVNVTGVSEHRDDPYREALWFFSEMGVATSLSGGASSANKLIAEAKNSMTRRERDVAALLIQNQTAKEIGIALGISPRTVEVFRGKLLKKFDAPSTNALVKTLLA
- a CDS encoding isochorismatase family protein; the encoded protein is MDDYKNRSYGAVEIGMKGKVGIVVVDYQLAFTESKYPLGGAPLVMRGLENTARLLKVARAHDVPIATCFTAYKTERDMPHWKVAAVRDQFRLDHPSSALDPRIYDKDYDVVVCKFGPSIFFQTPVVPYFIREGVETVIITGCNTSGCIRASTIDSFQWGFRTIVPEDCVGDIEEGPHRDNLRDVGRRYADVSSADDVIAYIKHSTA